The DNA region GATCGCTGTGCAAGTTGCATTGAAGACGGGCTGGTTGTTCTGGTCTTGCACGATGACATAGAACAACTGGCTGTCGGATGGCAGGGTGACTGCCTTCCAGGCAAAGGCGCGCACCTGTAATTTTTGAATTGTTTGAGGGGCGTTGCCGATCGGGCTGGCGGGGTTGAGCAGGGCAGGGTCTTCGCGAAGTTTATCGAAGTACACGCGTCCAAGGTCGGAAACCACCACGCGCTGACCCTCAGCTCTCCACGGTTGCCATTCCAATCTTGTTTTTTCGAAATACTGCACCAATTTGTTCTCGTGGTATTCGAACTCGGAGATCGGGAAGCCAAACTGCGCTGCGCCGCCGTATTTTTCGAAGAACTCAAGGAATGCAAAGCACACAGAGAAACCCGTCTCTGTGAAGGTGCGGCATCCCATCGAATTGTTTGGAGTTAGTTTTCCTGAGGTGGTGTAGGTTTCCCGTCCAAGCGATGTCAGTTGGACGCGCTGACCCTCGGGCAGGTTGGTATGGAGTTCAAAACGGGCGCGCTGGAAATACTGCACCCGCTTCCCGTCCTTGCTGACAAAACTTTCCGTGATCGGAT from Anaerolineales bacterium includes:
- a CDS encoding Ig-like domain-containing protein, encoding MLKRLFALIIVMLFLLTAGWMPAHAQTQESQYFNETGHNVTGEFLAFYRKNPNATFLYGYPITESFVSKDGKRVQYFQRARFELHTNLPEGQRVQLTSLGRETYTTSGKLTPNNSMGCRTFTETGFSVCFAFLEFFEKYGGAAQFGFPISEFEYHENKLVQYFEKTRLEWQPWRAEGQRVVVSDLGRVYFDKLREDPALLNPASPIGNAPQTIQKLQVRAFAWKAVTLPSDSQLFYVIVQDQNNQPVFNATCTAIVYWSNGTNNTTSISTNTNGVGIISLSFNNQPYGSLISTNITCNYNSLNGSTTTSFRIWY